DNA from Acanthochromis polyacanthus isolate Apoly-LR-REF ecotype Palm Island chromosome 7, KAUST_Apoly_ChrSc, whole genome shotgun sequence:
ATATCActgaaaaaatgcagtttaataaaatgtcagagaGCACTGCATTCATATGGTCTATGTCAGTTTGCAGGAGATTTGATGTACGAGTACTGCATGTGTGCCCGAGACTGTTTTTGAACTTCACCACCAGAGGGTGCTGTGGTCTCTTTGGGTCAGTTTCTCTCTTATGTTGCCCAAATTCTTCCATGCACAATATTCATATAGGGAAATCGGGCAGAAAAggtgtcaggaaaaaaaacttttaaaaaaaatacacaaaaaaaatagtGGAATACTGTCATATTCAAAAGTGTAACAACTGGGagtaaaatatgtcaaataatgatattttagcTAATTAAATACATTATAACAGAAGAACATTTGGCATTcgtaaaaactgttttttgagattgatattttcatttttagtctagttttgttttttttctaatatttttttctagacattttctgcagtttaacaaaatctttaaaatcGGTAAAATGTGAACAAGATTTCCTTTcacttcttattttttttaatcataaaatgACTGtgaattacttttatttttgctggttTAAATGCAGTCAAgcattagtttaaaaaaatgccattttaaatCCTTAACATAGACAGTTGTTGTTTGAAATAATAGcatatatctgtaaaataatgagcctttttgctgatttaaatacagtaaaaaattatgcatccaaacatttgaaaataatttatttctatttgtaaaaacacagttttgatGTGGGGATCATGTCCTGCTGTGCTCATCTGTAACTGAACTAAACAGgtaaaatctataaaatgatAGTTTAAAGCAATGCTAGAATAACAGTATTCTTTTaagtctttgtttatttttcttttttaaaattgtatatcAATAAATTTCAAtccaataagacaaaaaagtcatagttttatGGTTACATGTTAGAATTTATATAAGTACAGATTTTTTCTTTGGCAATATTCAGAGTATGAGCCTGTTCTTTATGGTTGAAATTAATTtcaatttctgtgattttatttgttttgtctgtaatcttaacaaagcagagaaaatctataaaatgaaTCAGTTGAAGGCTGCTTGAAAACTTTCTTTTTCTATTCGTTTCATTTGCAGTTTGCATTGTTTTCCTGGTCCCTTTTAGTAACATTCAGTCTGTTCTCCCTGCGGTAGTTGGAGTCCTCAGTAAACAGTCAGTGAACCTCCAGCTTCCTTCCTCCCCTCACAGAACAGGACCAGACTCTGACAGAGAGGCAAATGAACAGCTGCTTagcttttttgcacattttaaatgacacaacTGACATATTTGCTGCTCGTCTCACCTCCTCTTGCACCTCGGACACACTCTGGCCCACACCGTCCACAGCATGGCTCTCCTCAGGGCCGGACTCCCCCACAGGTACACCGCCGGAGTGGACACTGCGTTAAAGCGAGCCAGGACGGCGAACAGATTGGTGGCTTGGTTCCTGAAGTTCAGCCCGACTCCCAGCGCCAATCTGAGGACGATATTAACGAAAGAGGGGTACCACAGCAGCAGGAAAGTTATGACAGCAAAGATGATAATTCTGAGCGACTCCTTTTTGCTCTCCCTCTCTGCGCTGGGAGGATCTCTCGCCAGCTGGTATCTGGCGACAACATACAGTTTGATGGTCATGGCCACTTTGGTGAGCACGATGAGCTGCAGGCTGACAATGCTCAGAACATACATCTGTATCGCTTTGGAAAGCGGCAAGAACACCATAACGATTGTCTGGCTGTAAACATGACACCAGCAGTAGACATTTGCAAAAACGACCATCCACCGTCTCACAAAGCGCGAGTAGATAAAAGGATGACAAACTGCGAAATAGCGGTCAAATTGCGCAAATAGAAATGTCATAATGTTGACCCCAAGAAGAGAGGGCAGCAGGTTGTAAGTGCCATTTCTGGAAGGGAAGCCCTCCTGGACGTCGAACAGACCCAGATAATACACCGAAAAGCCCACCAGAGTGTCGCAAAGGCTGGTGTTGAGCATGAAAATGAACCTGTTCTGGAGGTAAAGCGTTCTGGTGACCAGGATGGTAACGACCACAGGCCCGGAGAGGAGAACAGCAGTGGTGGCGAACAGAATCTGGAAAATGAAGATGAGATACTCCACAGGACTGTCGAAGTTCACCGCGAGAGGCACTCCCGCAGTCAGAGAGTGTGTGATGTTGGAGAGGAGCATCGTTTCATTGGCGCAGTGTGTCGTTCAGTCACTTTATGCTGCTGGTTTATAAGCAGCTGCTCGTCTACATCCTAAACTGTCCTGCCTCCTGAGGCTGATCTGATCTCACTTATGCAGTCTGAGGCTGCTTCTGGTTTAGAcaagttaaccctcctgttatgtcAACTcgacccattttaaagtaaaaaaaaaataaaaatgcaataataagaaaataataataaaaaatacaaacagaaattgttaaaataagttttggaatattttatGAAGATGAttcatttcacatatttgtaAACTAACCCCGAACAGAAGAGCTGTCTCTTACTAATTTATCAActccttaaaagaaaaaaaaataaatgaaattaaaagttaaaaatttttttaaaagtcaatgTCACGTAAAGCTATTGTATCTTTTATTTAGGTCTTTCcaatgtgcatttaaaaaatgtaataagtattttttactttaaaaaacgAGTGATGCAAACAAtttttattgggattttttttatttctgaaagTTTTGGATAATGAATTGACACAGGGACATTATTGCTATTCCTGGGAAACAAACCTAATGGAGTTAAttacaggagggttaattaacAGTTTCTCAtcctaatttttccttttttatttcagtttcttttctcttctttgttgTAAAGTCAGTGTCAACACTGAAGAGATTTTGAAGTATTAAATTACACACACTCATCAAATAACtgcatatctgtaaaatatagtATTaagtaatttaacaaagcatgtaaaatatggatttaaaaaagaattttAGCACATCTTAATTCATAATTTTAATTGTAATATGACTTTAAAttaactttgtttttgtaatttgaaGCAAttgttctttcaaataatggcatatatctgcaaaataatgatCTTTGTGCTCAACACTAAAAATAGTTAAAAGAAGTTGTTTCTATTTGTAAAGAagaaattttaagattttttctgtgattttattattttattcattttataatGGAAAATATATGAaactttttaatttgttttctgctttaaatgcaATCAAACATAGCATGTTTTACACTCAAACATTGTACAAGAAtgaattactatttgtaaatcTGCAGACTGTTTTTAGTGGACATGATCAGTTATTTTTGCCTATTTTTCATGCTAAACATTGAGATATATCAGAACAGTTCTGTGATTACCTAGAACttaacaaaactgagaaaatctgatctgaaaatctgaaaattgcAGATTACACACACTAATCAAACAACTGCAAGTTGTGCTCTGAATCTTTCTCCAAgctattttaatattaaaatccaaacaaaaatcTACAGAAATACATCACTCGTCCCATTACCCACATGTACTATATAACTATTTGgctaaagaaaagaaacaaaatatttaTGCAGGCAAGCAAACGCATAAATAACCCGATTCTGGATATGGACATGTTGTTTGTTGCTGTTATCTAGGTGGCAGTCATGGCTGGAATAGTCTGACAGGGCAAGGAGGGGTAACAATCAACAGCTGccaaaatgtggtaagaaaaacaCCTTTACAAACTGTACAGAGAGGTCAGTATGGTAGCAGTAGAACATGTGTTGGAAAGCATCCCTT
Protein-coding regions in this window:
- the LOC110960546 gene encoding G-protein coupled receptor 183-like, whose amino-acid sequence is MLLSNITHSLTAGVPLAVNFDSPVEYLIFIFQILFATTAVLLSGPVVVTILVTRTLYLQNRFIFMLNTSLCDTLVGFSVYYLGLFDVQEGFPSRNGTYNLLPSLLGVNIMTFLFAQFDRYFAVCHPFIYSRFVRRWMVVFANVYCWCHVYSQTIVMVFLPLSKAIQMYVLSIVSLQLIVLTKVAMTIKLYVVARYQLARDPPSAERESKKESLRIIIFAVITFLLLWYPSFVNIVLRLALGVGLNFRNQATNLFAVLARFNAVSTPAVYLWGSPALRRAMLWTVWARVCPRCKRR